One segment of Sesamum indicum cultivar Zhongzhi No. 13 linkage group LG4, S_indicum_v1.0, whole genome shotgun sequence DNA contains the following:
- the LOC105160181 gene encoding uncharacterized protein LOC105160181 translates to MGKFHRCAIYQISRDENARADALSKLRTMVEGIKERKITVMIREASVIDEKVVYVVDEASSCRIPFIQYLKEGKLPDDPITERRLQFKANRFTMLGEELYKRTAEGILLKCLDGERAQYVMREIHERSCGNHSEVEYFSKWMEAEPLVKISEKEVINIILKNIICRFEIPRVLVSDNGTQFQRRKIVEWCKELKIKQNFTTIGNPQANGQVEATNMILLQHLKTRLEGAKGSWVEELLSVLGL, encoded by the exons ATGGGTAAGTTTCACAGATGTGCGATCTATCAGATATCCCGGGACGAGAACGCGAGGGCAGATGCCTTGTCCAAATTGCGGACTATGGTGGAAGGGATCAAGGAGAGGAAGATCACAGTAATGATAAGAGAAGCTTCGGTGATTGATGAAAAAGTTGTCTATGTAGTAGACGAGGCGAGCTCATGTAGGATTCCcttcattcaatatttgaaagaAGGGAAGCTTCCTGATGATCCGATCACGGAGAGGAGGTTACAATTCAAAGCAAATCGGTTTACCATGTTGGGAGAAGAGCTATACAAGAGAACTGCTGAGGGAATATTACTCAAATGTCTGGATGGTGAAAGAGCTCAATATGTGATGAGGGAAATTCATGAGAGAAGTTGTGGGAATCATTCAGAAG TGGAATATTTTTCCAAGTGGATGGAGGCGGAACCATTGGTAAAGATCTCTGAAAAAGAGGTAATAAacatcattttgaaaaatattatttgcaggTTCGAGATCCCCAGGGTACTGGTGTCGGATAATGGAACTCAGTTCCAAAGGAGGAAGATAGTGGAATGGTGTAAAGAGCTCAAAATCAAGCAAAATTTCACTACAATAGGTAATCCTCAAGCGAACGGGCAGGTTGAGGCAACGAACATGATCTTGTTGCAGCACTTGAAGACACGGCTTGA
- the LOC105160168 gene encoding ADP-ribosylation factor GTPase-activating protein AGD4: MAVFIKLEDSPMFQKQVRSLEQTTDELRDRCQKLYKGCKKYMEVLGEACNGDMGFAASLEAFGGGLDDLLGVSIGGPVLSKFISALRELATYKEFLRSQVEHVLVDRLSQFLSVDLQDAKDCRRRFDKAIHAYDQARDKFASLKKNTRDEVVAELEEDLQNSKSTFEKGRFNLVQALMNVEAKKKFEFLESFSAIMDAHLRYFKLGYDLLNQMEPFIHQVLTYAQQSKEQANIEQDKLAKRIQEFRTQSELNQLQASHKLATSSNAIAMNGFGMTAYKSMEAIMLATANDEVQTIKQGYLLKRSSSLRADWKRRFFILDSQGTLYYYRNKGPKVGGSPSLHSSHSLEHNNRVFSRFRARHHREALSSEERLGCSTVDLRTSTIKIDAEDTDLRLCFRIISPLKTYTLQAETEADRMDWMNKITGVITSLLNSHIQQVDLGKHDNDKIYDPSGASFSRSLDNGEIPYGIGVNRADSVSRILREVPGNDQCAECSASDPDWASLNLGIVMCIECSGIHRNLGVHISKVRSVTLDVKVWEPTVLDLFQALGNAYCNSVWEELLPLHKGQKIEADAPSVTKPSPMDTIHQKEKYIEAKYVRKLLVNKEATEPKYLSASTIWEAVRANNLREVYRISITSDANRVNTTYDDMVECNFYHDEMGSQRSFHDSEKEQLDRVTCEGIKSSNDPGDCLHGCSLLHLACHNGSLVMLELLLQLGADINKRDLHGRTPLQHCILKGNNQMAKFLLRRGARASIRDAEGFTALERAMEMGAITDEQLFILLAESE, encoded by the exons GGAAGTGCTTGGGGAAGCATGCAATGGCGACATGGGTTTTGCGGCATCATTAGAAGCGTTTGGTGGTGGCCTTGATGATCTTCTTGGTGTATCCATCGGAG GCCCAGtgttatcaaaatttatcagtGCATTGCGTGAGCTTGCAACATACAAGGAATTTCTTCGTTCTCAA GTTGAGCATGTTCTTGTGGACCGTTTGTCTCAGTTCTTGTCTGTTGATTTGCAAGATGCAAAG GACTGCCGTCGCCGGTTCGACAAGGCCATACATGCCTATGACCAG GCAAGGGACAAGTTTGCTTCCTTAAAGAAGAATACAAGGGATGAAGTTGTTGCTGAGCTAGAAGAG GATCTACAGAATTCAAAGTCAACATTTGAGAAAGGCCGCTTTAATTTG GTACAGGCTCTCATGAATGTTGAAGCTAAAAAGAAGTTCGAGTTCTTGGAATCTTTTAGTGCAATTATGGATGCTCACCTGCGATATTTCAAATTG GGGTATGACCTATTGAACCAAATGGAGCCTTTTATTCACCAG GTATTAACATATGCTCAACAATCAAAGGAGCAGGCAAATATCGAACAAGATAAACTAGCAAAAAGAATCCAGGAGTTTAGGACACAATCGGAGCTAAATCAATTGCAGGCATCCCATAAACTGGCAACATCATCAAATGCTATTGCCATGAACGGATTTGGTATGACTGCTTATAAAAGCATGGAGGCAATCATGCTGGCCACTGCCAATGATGAG gTCCAGACTATCAAGCAGGGGTATCTTTTGAAAAGATCTTCAAGCCTGAGAGCAGATTGGAAAAGGAGATTCTTTATACTTGACAGTCAAGGGACTCTATATTATTACAGAAACAAAGGTCCCAAAGTAGGG GGTTCTCCTTCATTACATTCTTCACACTCACTGGAGCATAATAATCGTGTGTTTAGTAGATTCCGAGCAAGGCACCATCGAGAAGCATTGTCTTCTGAAGAACGTTTGGGCTGTAGCACTGTTGATTTGCGGACTTCTACAATTAAGATTGATGCTGAGGATACTGATCTGCGACTGTGCTTCAGAATAATTTCACCATTAAAAACTTACACCTTACAG GCTGAAACTGAAGCTGATAGGATGGACTGGATGAACAAAATCACAGGAGTTATTACATCCCTCTTGAATTCTCATATACAGCAG gTGGATTTGGGGAAACatgataatgataaaatttatgatcCTTCTGGGGCATCTTTTAGTCGATCACTTGATAATGGAGAAATTCCTTATGGCATAGGAGTCAACCGAGCTGATTCTGTTTCCAGGATTCTGAGGGAAGTTCCTGGAAATGACCAGTGCGCTGAATGCAGTGCTTCCGACCCTGATTGGGCATCTTTGAATCTTGGCATCGTAATGTGCATTGAGTGCTCTGGCATTCACCGTAATCTTGGTGTCCACATATCAAAG GTAAGATCAGTCACCTTGGATGTGAAAGTTTGGGAACCTACTGTCTTGGACTTATTCCAAGCCCTGGGTAATGCCTACTGTAATTCTGTCTGGGAGGAGTTGCTTCCACTGCACAAAGGCCA AAAAATAGAGGCTGATGCCCCATCAGTTACAAAACCAAGCCCCATGGATACAATTCATCAAAAGGAGAAGTACATTGAAGCAAAG TATGTTAGAAAACTGCTTGTGAATAAAGAAGCCACAGAACCCAAGTATCTCTCTGCTTCCACCATCTGGGAGGCAGTTAGGGCCAACAATCTCCGGGAAGTATATCGTATATCTATCACATCAGATGCCAATAGAGTAAACACAACCTATGATGACATGGTTGAATGCAATTTTTACCATGATGAAATGGGATCACAACGGAGCTTCCACGACTCTGAAAAGGAACAGCTTGATCGAGTAACCTGTGAGGGGATCAAGTCTTCCAATGATCCAGGGGACTGTCTCCATGGCTGTTCTTTATTGCATTTGGCATGCCATAATGGAAGTTTGGTGATGCTAGAGCTATTGTTGCAGTTAGGGGCTGATATAAACAAGCGTGACCTTCACGGCAGAACTCCTCTACAACATTGCATCCTGAAAGGAAACAATCAGATGGCGAAGTTCTTGCTTCGAAG AGGCGCACGAGCATCTATCAGGGATGCTGAGGGCTTTACTGCTTTAGAAAGGGCTATGGAGATGGGAGCAATAACTGATGAGCAGCTCTTCATCTTGCTTGCAGAGAGCGAGTAA